One Acropora palmata chromosome 2, jaAcrPala1.3, whole genome shotgun sequence genomic window carries:
- the LOC141875027 gene encoding uncharacterized protein LOC141875027 isoform X1, protein MTQNTWPSFILISSPEMEESNACANIHRCFCPSPKEDSSFPLTEAFFQNIVGSKGTVVSWCPFEVPLQTISLTATCKAAQANRGITGHYGFDIKYRPHHAGETETKKLRVVAKCKPLANKFVKIFAEWIRRQPGDVSKYADVFQRVSYFKYSDVREIKLLSLSNHKFTDIAPQVYHTICDPSKELFIAVMEDLTGRVTHFNAIDNAPEVWNQEDIQVVLRDIAGFHSIHLGDVTHLKSEPWMCVYSSSVMQALRGFWLALLSQNRANFPSIWTTERTRLVKKFIDKLDQLWQVIDSFPQTIVHYDFTPRNVCLRKHNLHEDNQRSVFISNNNLCRVSCIYDWEMATIHAPQHDVVEFLAFVLPAKTDVTTRIKLVRFYQRQLERFSGKTFDSAQFMDVFNAVSCVYALHQLSLKTITHSVMRLPYFERAFQSHMGYLEGLATRNSLAFLNDDPTL, encoded by the exons ATGACTCAAAACACGTGGCCTTCGTTTATACTGATTTCATCACCAGAAATGGAAGAGTCTAACGCGTGCGCAAACATTCATCGATGCTTCTGCCCATCACCAAAGGAGGACAGCTCGTTTCCGCTTACGGAggctttctttcaaaatattgttgGGTCAAAAGGGACGGTAGTTTCTTGGTGTCCCTTCGAA GTGCCATTACAAACCATTAGCCTAACAGCGACCTGTAAGGCAGCACAAGCCAATAGGGGAATCACAGGACATTATGGATTCGATATCAAGTACAGACCCCACCATG caGGTGAAACTGAAACCAAGAAACTGCGAGTTGTCGCGAAGTGTAAGCCACTGGCTAATAAGTTTGTGAAGATCTTTGCAGAGTGGATAAGGCGCCAACCTGGAGATGTCAGCAAATACGCCGATGTATTTCAACGTGTGTCGTACTTCAA GTACTCAGATGTAAGGGAAATAAAGTTGCTGTCGTTGTCTAACCACAAATTTACAGACATTGCTCCTCAAGTTTATCACACCATCTGTGATCCGTCCAAG GAGCTATTTATTGCGGTAATGGAGGATCTCACAGGGCGAGTGACCCATTTTAACGCCATTGACAACGCGCCAGAAGTCTGGAACCAAGAAGACATACAG GTTGTGTTACGCGATATTGCCGGCTTTCACAGTATCCACCTTGGTGACGTAACTCACCTCAAATCAGAGCCTTGGATGTGTGTGTACAGCAGCAGCGTTATGCAAGCTCTAAGAGGATTTTGGTTGGCTCTCCTGAGTCAAAATCGCGCAAATTTTCCAAGTATATGGACAACGGAAAG GACGAGGCTTGTAAAAAAGTTCATCGATAAACTGGATCAGCTTTGGCAAGTTATCGACTCTTTTCCTCAGACCATAGTCCACTATGATTTCACCCCTAGAAACGTGTGCCTTCGCAAGCACAATTTACACGAAGACAACCAAAGGAGCGTCTTTATTTCAAACAACAACTTGTGTCGCGTCTCTTGTATTTACGACTGGGAAATGGCGACAATTCATGCACCACAACATGATGTGGTCGAATTTCTTGCGTTTGTGCTCCCAGCGAAAACCGACGTTACGACGCGAATAAAACTGGTCCGGTTTTACCAAAGACAACTGGAGAGATTTAGTGGAAAAACTTTTGACTCAGCGCAGTTTATGGACGTTTTTAATGCGGTGAGCTGCGTCTAtgctctgcatcagctgtctTTGAAGACAATTACACACTCGGTAATGCGACTACCATATTTTGAAAGAGCATTTCAGTCGCACATGGGGTACTTAGAGGGCCTTGCAACCAGAAATTCCCTTGCGTTCCTAAATGACGACCCTACTTTGTAA
- the LOC141875027 gene encoding uncharacterized protein LOC141875027 isoform X2, whose protein sequence is MTQNTWPSFILISSPEMEESNACANIHRCFCPSPKEDSSFPLTEAFFQNIVGSKGTVVSWCPFEVPLQTISLTATCKAAQANRGITGHYGFDIKYRPHHGETETKKLRVVAKCKPLANKFVKIFAEWIRRQPGDVSKYADVFQRVSYFKYSDVREIKLLSLSNHKFTDIAPQVYHTICDPSKELFIAVMEDLTGRVTHFNAIDNAPEVWNQEDIQVVLRDIAGFHSIHLGDVTHLKSEPWMCVYSSSVMQALRGFWLALLSQNRANFPSIWTTERTRLVKKFIDKLDQLWQVIDSFPQTIVHYDFTPRNVCLRKHNLHEDNQRSVFISNNNLCRVSCIYDWEMATIHAPQHDVVEFLAFVLPAKTDVTTRIKLVRFYQRQLERFSGKTFDSAQFMDVFNAVSCVYALHQLSLKTITHSVMRLPYFERAFQSHMGYLEGLATRNSLAFLNDDPTL, encoded by the exons ATGACTCAAAACACGTGGCCTTCGTTTATACTGATTTCATCACCAGAAATGGAAGAGTCTAACGCGTGCGCAAACATTCATCGATGCTTCTGCCCATCACCAAAGGAGGACAGCTCGTTTCCGCTTACGGAggctttctttcaaaatattgttgGGTCAAAAGGGACGGTAGTTTCTTGGTGTCCCTTCGAA GTGCCATTACAAACCATTAGCCTAACAGCGACCTGTAAGGCAGCACAAGCCAATAGGGGAATCACAGGACATTATGGATTCGATATCAAGTACAGACCCCACCATG GTGAAACTGAAACCAAGAAACTGCGAGTTGTCGCGAAGTGTAAGCCACTGGCTAATAAGTTTGTGAAGATCTTTGCAGAGTGGATAAGGCGCCAACCTGGAGATGTCAGCAAATACGCCGATGTATTTCAACGTGTGTCGTACTTCAA GTACTCAGATGTAAGGGAAATAAAGTTGCTGTCGTTGTCTAACCACAAATTTACAGACATTGCTCCTCAAGTTTATCACACCATCTGTGATCCGTCCAAG GAGCTATTTATTGCGGTAATGGAGGATCTCACAGGGCGAGTGACCCATTTTAACGCCATTGACAACGCGCCAGAAGTCTGGAACCAAGAAGACATACAG GTTGTGTTACGCGATATTGCCGGCTTTCACAGTATCCACCTTGGTGACGTAACTCACCTCAAATCAGAGCCTTGGATGTGTGTGTACAGCAGCAGCGTTATGCAAGCTCTAAGAGGATTTTGGTTGGCTCTCCTGAGTCAAAATCGCGCAAATTTTCCAAGTATATGGACAACGGAAAG GACGAGGCTTGTAAAAAAGTTCATCGATAAACTGGATCAGCTTTGGCAAGTTATCGACTCTTTTCCTCAGACCATAGTCCACTATGATTTCACCCCTAGAAACGTGTGCCTTCGCAAGCACAATTTACACGAAGACAACCAAAGGAGCGTCTTTATTTCAAACAACAACTTGTGTCGCGTCTCTTGTATTTACGACTGGGAAATGGCGACAATTCATGCACCACAACATGATGTGGTCGAATTTCTTGCGTTTGTGCTCCCAGCGAAAACCGACGTTACGACGCGAATAAAACTGGTCCGGTTTTACCAAAGACAACTGGAGAGATTTAGTGGAAAAACTTTTGACTCAGCGCAGTTTATGGACGTTTTTAATGCGGTGAGCTGCGTCTAtgctctgcatcagctgtctTTGAAGACAATTACACACTCGGTAATGCGACTACCATATTTTGAAAGAGCATTTCAGTCGCACATGGGGTACTTAGAGGGCCTTGCAACCAGAAATTCCCTTGCGTTCCTAAATGACGACCCTACTTTGTAA
- the LOC141875027 gene encoding uncharacterized protein LOC141875027 isoform X3: MEESNACANIHRCFCPSPKEDSSFPLTEAFFQNIVGSKGTVVSWCPFEVPLQTISLTATCKAAQANRGITGHYGFDIKYRPHHAGETETKKLRVVAKCKPLANKFVKIFAEWIRRQPGDVSKYADVFQRVSYFKYSDVREIKLLSLSNHKFTDIAPQVYHTICDPSKELFIAVMEDLTGRVTHFNAIDNAPEVWNQEDIQVVLRDIAGFHSIHLGDVTHLKSEPWMCVYSSSVMQALRGFWLALLSQNRANFPSIWTTERTRLVKKFIDKLDQLWQVIDSFPQTIVHYDFTPRNVCLRKHNLHEDNQRSVFISNNNLCRVSCIYDWEMATIHAPQHDVVEFLAFVLPAKTDVTTRIKLVRFYQRQLERFSGKTFDSAQFMDVFNAVSCVYALHQLSLKTITHSVMRLPYFERAFQSHMGYLEGLATRNSLAFLNDDPTL; this comes from the exons ATGGAAGAGTCTAACGCGTGCGCAAACATTCATCGATGCTTCTGCCCATCACCAAAGGAGGACAGCTCGTTTCCGCTTACGGAggctttctttcaaaatattgttgGGTCAAAAGGGACGGTAGTTTCTTGGTGTCCCTTCGAA GTGCCATTACAAACCATTAGCCTAACAGCGACCTGTAAGGCAGCACAAGCCAATAGGGGAATCACAGGACATTATGGATTCGATATCAAGTACAGACCCCACCATG caGGTGAAACTGAAACCAAGAAACTGCGAGTTGTCGCGAAGTGTAAGCCACTGGCTAATAAGTTTGTGAAGATCTTTGCAGAGTGGATAAGGCGCCAACCTGGAGATGTCAGCAAATACGCCGATGTATTTCAACGTGTGTCGTACTTCAA GTACTCAGATGTAAGGGAAATAAAGTTGCTGTCGTTGTCTAACCACAAATTTACAGACATTGCTCCTCAAGTTTATCACACCATCTGTGATCCGTCCAAG GAGCTATTTATTGCGGTAATGGAGGATCTCACAGGGCGAGTGACCCATTTTAACGCCATTGACAACGCGCCAGAAGTCTGGAACCAAGAAGACATACAG GTTGTGTTACGCGATATTGCCGGCTTTCACAGTATCCACCTTGGTGACGTAACTCACCTCAAATCAGAGCCTTGGATGTGTGTGTACAGCAGCAGCGTTATGCAAGCTCTAAGAGGATTTTGGTTGGCTCTCCTGAGTCAAAATCGCGCAAATTTTCCAAGTATATGGACAACGGAAAG GACGAGGCTTGTAAAAAAGTTCATCGATAAACTGGATCAGCTTTGGCAAGTTATCGACTCTTTTCCTCAGACCATAGTCCACTATGATTTCACCCCTAGAAACGTGTGCCTTCGCAAGCACAATTTACACGAAGACAACCAAAGGAGCGTCTTTATTTCAAACAACAACTTGTGTCGCGTCTCTTGTATTTACGACTGGGAAATGGCGACAATTCATGCACCACAACATGATGTGGTCGAATTTCTTGCGTTTGTGCTCCCAGCGAAAACCGACGTTACGACGCGAATAAAACTGGTCCGGTTTTACCAAAGACAACTGGAGAGATTTAGTGGAAAAACTTTTGACTCAGCGCAGTTTATGGACGTTTTTAATGCGGTGAGCTGCGTCTAtgctctgcatcagctgtctTTGAAGACAATTACACACTCGGTAATGCGACTACCATATTTTGAAAGAGCATTTCAGTCGCACATGGGGTACTTAGAGGGCCTTGCAACCAGAAATTCCCTTGCGTTCCTAAATGACGACCCTACTTTGTAA
- the LOC141873311 gene encoding DEP domain-containing protein 7-like, whose translation MDECKKPNTELESDNMAREPFKATKIWNELVEHLRTNVEHRRRRWKFQYYENCFRGGDVIEVLHSYIQSNPHLSNDATRDQVRCFCQILLEKRIIECVTTENSKTKSYCFEGGNKLYRFSSHNDSFDHNSISSPSQDAKKLGRRRSVLGQWDHKAIRRRSLGSTPKAQKRFADLLLPETVPSPAISDPSVTRTQEIPSKRRRLSLDAGAILRKNKTAMLSNSAKSKDFISEIWFEIALSQILQLTEVPFLEEILAAQTTDHGMGEVVLSNIMLEHENESSYNKGKNVLEPSSSACFQAGIECMKLQNDFPLPQLHVDHLSSYVNLTNAKEAGIQQLLLEYYGSLLDSLIPSNLTDLVNAVISTLVDDWSKIKSFLPLLALMLSTNQRKHLKNLLNFIGRSTESNGGRYIIKRFTSAILPKDIRDKNSGQHVLSLMVRHHQLMFTTPTSVKELFQRNVYYMKQGMCPPFLSKVSRQLSVEEYQQQKLQTTNESLSDLMTFIMDNLHMPLKEKEERLKVFQKHHTAVFLQHFPDGEM comes from the exons ATGGATGAGTGTAAGAAACCGAACACCGAATTGGAAAGTGATAATATGGCCCGCGAACCTTTCAAAGCGACAAAAATATGGAACGAACTCGTCGAGCATTTGCGAACGAATGTCGAGCATCGTCGAAGACGCTGGAAATTTCAATACTACGAGAATTGTTTTCGAGGCGGCGACGTCATTGAAGTGCTTCATTCTTATATTCAGAGCAATCCTCATTTGTCAAATGACGCCACTCGAGATCAAGTCAGATGTTTTTGTCAGATTCTCTTGGAGAAACGTATCATCGAATGTGTAACCACCGAAAATAGCAAGACGAAGAGCTATTGTTTCGAAGGTGGAAACAAGTTATATAGATTTTCATCTCACAATGACTCGTTTGATCACAACAGCATTTCATCACCCTCTCAAGATGCGAAGAAACTTGGTCGCAGAAGAAGTGTTCTTGGCCAGTGGGACCATAAAGCAATTAGAAGAAGATCTTTGGGTTCAACACCTAAAGCACAGAAGAGATTTGCTGATCTTCTTTTGCCCGAGACCGTTCCCTCGCCTGCTATCAGCGATCCAAGCGTTACAAGGACGCAAGAAATACCAAGCAAGCGAAGACGACTGAGTTTGGATGCTGGTGCCATCTTGAG GAAGAACAAGACTGCCATGTTGTCCAACTCAGCTAAATCTAAAGATTTCATCAGTGAAATATGGTTTGAAATAGCCCTTTCTCAAATCCTTCAACTTACAGAGGTTCCTTTCTTGGAGGAGATACTGGCTGCTCAGACAACAGACCATGGCATGGGAGAAGTGGTCTTATCAAATATCATGCTGGAACATGAGAATGAGAGTTCatacaacaaaggaaaaaatgtcTTAGAGCCATCAAGCAGTGCTTGCTTCCAGGCAGGAATAGAGTGCATGAAGCTACAAAATGACTTTCCTTTGCCACAGCTACATGTCGATCACTTGTCAAGCTATGTAAATTTGACGAATGCAAAGGAAGCTGGAATCCAACAGCTTCTGTTAGAGTATTATGGGTCACTTCTGGATTCACTTATTCCCTCAAACCTTACAGACTTAGTCAATGCTGTCATTTCCACCCTAGTTGATGACTGGTCAAAAATTAAGTCATTTCTGCCTCTACTGGCATTGATgctttcaacaaatcaaagaaaacacttgaaaaactTGTTGAACTTTATTGGGAGATCTACAGAATCAAATGGTGGAAGGTATATAATCAAGAGGTTTACCAGTGCTATCTTGCCCAAGGATATAAGAGACAAG aaTTCTGGTCAGCATGTACTTTCTTTGATGGTAAGACATCATCAGTTAATGTTTACCACTCCCACATCTGTGAAAGAGCTTTTCCAAAGGAATGTGTATTACATGAAACAAGGGATGTGTCCTCCATTTTTGTCCAAAGTTTCCAGACAGCTGTCTGTCGAGGAGTACCAGCAACAAAAACTCCAAACAACAAATGAGTCCCTCAGTGATCTGATGACTTTTATCATGGACAACCTGCATATGCCTTTgaaggaaaaggaagaaagactGAAAGTCTTTCAGAAACACCACACTGCTGTGTTCCTGCAACATTTTCCAGATGGGGagatgtaa